In Pyrodictium occultum, the genomic window CGATGAAGAGGTTGCGGGGCCCGAGGGGGTCGGCGCCCGGCTCGAGGAATTCCCAGAGGATCTTGGCTGCGAAGCCCCTGCCGCCTATGAAGAGCCGGGCCATCTCGCCCGGGTAGCGCCACTCCCGGAACTCTCCCCGGGAGAGGTCGGCCCAGAGGATCCTGCCGCTCCACCCGTAGGGGTTTGAGCCCACTAAAAAGCCACCGCGTAAAGCCGGGGCTGGAGGGGCTGAAAAAAGCAGCCGCAGAGCAGCGCTAGTGCCTCCGGGCCGGGTGCACTGGGGCCTCGAAGAGGTACTCGAGGCTTATCAGCGCGTAGATTATGCCCCAGACCTTGTCTCCCTGGATCTCCGTGGCAGCCTTGTAGGCGAAGAGGAGGGCCAGGGCCATGTAGAGGAGGAGGCGGAGCCTCCCACCTACTATACATACCTACCCCGCGTGATCCTCGCTAGAGCAGCCATGCTCTCCTCCCTTGCGGCACGTACCCACGCATACTAAGGAAGGAACGCCCCCGGGTAATAACCTGCCGCGGCCGGGGAGGGCCCCGCCTTTATACCGAGGCCTCCCCGGGGAGGCGCCTCCCCTGGGGGCTGGCCGTGGCGGCCCGATACGTCGTTGTAGCCGCGCCCGGCGTCCCCGAGAGCTTCGCTGAGGGGCTCGCCAGGAGCCTGGGCGCGGAGCTGGCCCGCGCCGAGCACAAGCTGTTCCCCGACGGGGAGAGCTACGTCAGGATACCCGCCGGCCTCGATGGCGCCGTGGCGGTGGTAGCCTCAACCGGCTACCCGGAGCCGACGAGGAGGCTCTGGGAGGCGGCCCTCCTTGCCGAGGCCTCCCGGGGGCTCGGCGCCAGCCACGTGGTCGCGGTGATGGGGTATACCCCCTACAGCCGGCAGGACCGCCGCTTCATCCGCGGCGAGCCGGTGAGCATCCGCGTCACCCTAGGCCTCCTAGCGTCCAGCGGCGCCGAGGCCTTCGCGGCCGTGGACCTGCATAAGCCGGAGAGCCTCCACTGGTTCCCGGGCCCCGCGGCCAGCGTGGACCCCAGCCCAGCGTTCGCCGAGAGGCTCCGCGGGGCCGCGGAGGCCGCCGAGAAGATCTACGTGATCGCCCCCGACCGGGGCGCCTTCCACCGGGCCCGCAGGCTCGCCGAGAGGCTGGGGGCGGCCTTCGACTACCTTGAGAAGAGCAGGGACAGGGTAACCGGGGAGATAACAATGAGGCCCAAGACGCTCGACGTCAGGGGCGCCACGGTAGTGATAGTCGACGATATAGTGAGCACCGGGGGGACCATGGCCAGGGCCGCGGAGATCCTCCTCCAGCAGGGAGCCCGGGAGGTCATAGCAGCCTGCACCCACGGCCTCTTCGCGGGCGACGCCCTCCAGAAGCTTAGGAAGGCAGGGGTATCCAGGATACTAGCCGGCAACACCGTGAAGCCCCCGGAGGGCGTGGAGGAGGTGGACGTGAGCAGGCAGGTAGCCGCGGCGATCGACAGGCTCGTGGAAGCCGTGGCGGGCTACGAGCAGGAGAAGCCCCAGAAGCGGGGCTAGGCACAAGCCCCCCGCACCCCCTACCAGCCCCCGGAGCCCCGTGGGCAAGGACGCCCCGGCGAGGGGCCCGATGAGTCCACGGCCTCCTGGGCGCCCGCCAGCCCCTCCCCGCTAGGGGCGCGGCGGCGGAGCCGGGGAACCCGTAGCCCGGCGCGCAGCCATTATTATCCCGCCCGGCAGCCTACACTAATCCAGGAGCGTTTATCCCGGCGCCTCCTCGGCCGACACCCGGGGGCGAGGCCGCCGAGGCCCCGGCGGCTCTATGACCCCGGGGCCGGCTAGGGGCCGCGGTCAAACCCCCAGCCCCTGGGCCCGACGGTGGACGCAGCCTCGGGGCCAGGCTTCTAGGCCCCCGGGGCTGCGGTGGCGAGTTGTGGGGCCTCCACACGCGGACCCTCCCCGGGGAGGGGCTGAGGAGCAGGCTAGGCACCGAGCAGCCCCCGGGGGGCCTACCCGTAGATCAGCCTCGTGAGGCGCTCGAGGCCCGGGTGGAGCTTGTACCTGGGCTCCCTCACCCCGTCCCTCTCCGCCGCCTCCGCCAGGCAGCCCAGGGCCCAGGCCGGCTGGGAGAGCACCGTCTCCCAGCAGCTCCTCCCCGGCGGCACAGCGCTCACCGGCACCCCGGCCTCCCTGAGGGCCTCGAGCACCTCCTCCTGCCTCCCCCGGGGCGCTGTGCTCGAGAGGTAGAGGGCCACGCTATCCGCGGCGTAGACGGGGGCGTGGACCAGCTGCTCAAGCCTCTCGCTCCTGGCGGGCATGGCGTAGGCCTCGTAGAGCTTGAGCACGGTGTACAGCGCGCTGCTGTAGGCCTCCGCCGCGCCCGCGTGCACCCCGGCCATTAGCGCGCCGCAGCCCGCGGCCGCGGGGCCGGGCCAGGAGACCCTCTCCCCCATGGCGGCCGCCAGGGCTGCGAGCATCGCCAGGTGCCGGGCCGCCCCCACGCCTGCAGCGAGCCCGGTATAGGTGAGCTGCACCACGCTGCCGGCTAGCCTCGCGAGCGGGGTGCCGGGCCCCGTGACTGCCACGACGCGGCCGCCTAGCCGGCGGTAGGCCTCGACGGCCTCCAGGACGCTGCGGGTCCTGCCCCCGACGCTCAGCGCCAGGAGGAGGCAGCCCCTCCCGGCCGCGGCCTCCAGGGCGCCGGTGGTCACCGCGTCGAAGGGGTCGAGGGCCCTGGCCCGGCCGCGGCTGCAGGCCTCCAGGGCCAGGGCCGCGGCGTAGCTGTCGCCGGCCCCCACTGCTAGTATGCACTCCTCGCCGGCTAGTATGGGCTCCGTCGAGGACGCCTGCTCCGCCACCAGCCTGGGGGCCTGAGCTAGCTCCCTCCGGAGCGCCTCCGCCAGCGGGGCTCCGGCCACTCCGTGGCCACCCCGGGGGGCCTGGCGCCCCGGCCGGGTATTAGGAGGGGCCCGGCTACTGTGCAGCGCCGGCCCCCGTGTGGTTCGACTATCGTGCCAGCTGGCTACTACAATCAGGCGCTGGGAAGGGATAGGAGTTATTAGTTAGCCCACCACTGTAGCAGTGCAGCCCCGGGGGCTTCCTCCAGCCCTCTCCAAAGCCCTAAGGTATAGTAGTGCCTGGGGCTCTCCAGAACACGTGTGACCGCCCTGGTGGTAGGCTTGACGCGTGTAGAAATCAGGTTCCACGGCCGGGGAGGCCAGGGAGCCGTCACGGCTGCCGAGGTGCTCGCCGCCGCCGCGATCCGGGAGGGCAAGTACGCTATGGCCTTCCCCGAGTACGGCGCCGAGCGCCGCGGGGCCCCGGTGCTCGCCTTCGTCAGGATAGACGACAAGGTTATCCTCGAGAGGGAGCCGGTCCTCGAGCCCGACATAGTTGTAGTCCTGGACCCGAGCCTGGTGCCCAGCATATACATGAGGGGGCTTAAGCCGAGCGGGCTAACGGTGATAAATACTAAGAAGAGCCCCGAGGAGGCCGCCGAGTTCATCAGGAGCCATGGACTGAACCCGCCCCGCTGCGTGGCGACCGTCGACGCGACTAGCATAGCTCTCAAGCACCTGGGGGCGCCGATAGTGAATACCTCGATGCTCGGCGCCCTGGCACGGGCCTCCAAGGTCGTGGAGCTCGACTCGCTCGAGCATAGTATAGAGGAGTATTTCGAGGATAAGCCCAGGATTATTGAACCCAACCTGCGCGCGGTGGAGGAGGCCTACTCCTCGACGGAGGTGGTCTGCCTGTGAGCATGGACCGCTACCTGGGTAAAAAGTACCCCGAGACCATGGAAGACCTCCCGATAGCGGCTATCGTGCCCTGGCCGGGCAGCACCGAGGAGGTTGACGTAAGCTCCTGGAGGACATTCCGCCCGGTGATAAACCAGGAGAAGTGTATCCGGTGCCGCCTCTGCTGGGTCTACTGCCCGGATAGCGCTATCCTCGAGCTGGACAAGGAGTACACCAACAAGCAGGGCAAGAAGTTCAGGATAACTTTCGAGGTTGACTACCAGCACTGCAAGGGCTGCGGTATCTGCGCCTTCGAGTGCCCCGTGAACGCGATAGAGATGGTGCCGGAGGAGAGGTGAGGAGGGCAGTGGCGGCGCTGGAGGCCAGGAGCCGGGAGCGGGCTGAGGCGCGGCAGGCCCAGAGGATAGCCGCTAAGGGTAACTACGCCGCCGCTCTCGCTGTCCGCGACGTCGATATAGACGTGGCCGCTATATACCCGATAACCCCGCAGGCCCAGATAGCCGAGAAGATAACCGAGATGGTTGCCAACGGGGAGCTCGACGCCGAGGTAATACCCGTCGAGGGCGAGCACAGCGCTATGAGCGCTGTCATCGCCGCAGCCGCCACCGGCGCCAGGGTGTTCACCGCCACGAGCAGCCAGGGCCTCGAGTACATGCACGAGATGCTCTACATAGCCAGTGGCCTCCGCCAACCAGTGGTCATGGCTATAGCTACTCGCGCGCTCAGCGCGCCGCTGAACATATGGAACGACTACAGCGACGTCATGGGAATGAGGGATACCGGCTGGATAATAATATTTAGCGAGACCGTGCAGGAGGTGTACGACAACCTGATCCAGGCCTACTATATAGCCGAGCACCCGGACGTGCTGCTCCCCGTAGCCGTGACGCTCGACGGCTACATACTCAGCCACACGGTGGAGCCCCTGGAGCCTATACCCAGGGAGGAGGTGCTGAAGTACGCGGCCAAGAGGCCCAGGGGGTACCGGCCGGTGCTGGACCCCGACAAGCCCATGACGTTCGGCGTTGTCGGCGGCCCCGACTGGTACTACGAGGCCAAGGTACAGCAGGACCTGGCGCTCCGCGAGTCGCCCCGCGTGATAGAGGAGGCCGCGAGGGAGTTCGAGAAGAGGTTCGGCCGCCGCTACGGCCTCATAGAGGAGTACATGATGGAGGACGCCGAGGTGGCTATAGTGAGCCTCGGGGCCACCGCGAGCCTGGTGAAGGCCGCCGTCAACAGGCTGCGCGAGGAGGGCGTGAGGGCGGGGATGGTGAAGATCCGCGTCTACCGGCCCTTCCCCGCCGAGCAGGTGGCCAAGGCGCTTGAGAACGTCAAGGCCGTCGGCGTGCTCGACCGCGCCCTCGCATTCGGCGCCGCTGTGGAGGGACCCCTCTTCCTAGACGTCTCGGCGGCGCTCGCCGTGAGGGGGATCACGAAGCCTATGGCGAGCTTCGTCCACGGCCTCGGCGGCCGCGACATATACGTGAAGGATGTGGTGGAGATGTACAAGAAGCTCCTGAACATCGCGGAGACAGGCAGGAGCGAGCCCCGCACACTATTCTACGGGGTTAGGAGCAGGATGAGGCTCCACTAGCCCCCACGCTCATGGACCGGCCCGTCTAGAGGGGTGGGATTCGATGGCCATAGCTAAGCCCATACGCACAGTCTGGGACATACCCCGCGAGGAGCAGTTCGCCCCCGGCCACAGCATGTGCCAGGGCTGCGCCGCGGCCCTCATAATGAGGATGCTGATGAAGGTAGCGGGTAAGGACGCAATAGTGGTGATGGGCACTGGCTGCGTCGAGGTAACCACCACCCTGTTCCCCAGGACCGCGTGGAGGAACCCCTGGCTCCACCTAGCCTTCGAGAACACCGGCGCCGCGGCGAGCGGCGTCGAGGCGGCGATTAAGGCGCTGCAGAGGAAGGGCGTGCTGGACCCCAACAGGAGGATAAAGGTGGTGGCGATAGCAGGTGACGGCGGCACCTTTGACATAGGGCTGCAGAGCCTCAGCGGCATGATGGAGAGGGGCCACGACGTCATGTACGTGGTCTACGACAACGAGGCCTACATGAACACCGGCATACAGAGGAGCAGCGCCACGCCATTCGGCGCCTGGACCACCACGACCCCGGTTGGGAAGAGGATGAGGGGCGAGCCCCACCCGAAGAAGGACATAATAGGAATAGCGCTGGCCCACAGGATACCCTACATAGCCACCGCAAACCCCGCCTACCCGACCGACATGATGGAGAAGTTCCGGAAGGCCTACGAGACCCGGGGCCCGAGCCTTGTACACGTGCTCTCGCCCTGCACCCCTGGCTGGAGGATAAGGAACGAGCACAGCATCCATGTAGCGCGGCTGGCAGTCCTCACCGGCATGTGGGTGCAGCTCGAGATAGTGAACGGGAAGCCCAGGGTAACGGTAAAGGTGCCCAAGAGGAAGCCGGTCAGGGAGTACCTCAAGCTCCAGGGCAGGTTCCGCCACCTGACCGACGAGGAGATAGAGCAGATCCAGAAGATGGTCGACCACTACGTGGAGGAGATCAACCGCTGGGTGGGCGAGCAGGCCATAGGCCCGGTGGCCGAGTAGGATCCCCTGGGGGCCCCACCCGCATCCCCTCTTTTTAAGGCTCCCCGGTGGAAGGGGTGCCGGCAGCCCCCTGGGGCCTCTTCGACCCCGCCGTGAGGTGTGGGCCCTGCCCCTTCTAGAGAAGGCTCTGCAGCTCATCGAGGAGGTGCCGTGCATAGCCGACGCCCATGTCCACCTGGTTGATAACCGCAGCCCCTGGGAGCTGGCGCTGGAGCTGGCCGGCTACCGCGTCTCCCTGGCCCAGGTCATGGAGATCCGGCCCCCTGCCGAGCTTGTGGCGGCGAGGAGCCAGCGCGTGCTAGCCAGGGCCTGGAGGGCGGCGGAGCCCGTGCTGAGGAGGCTCGCGCCCTGGCTGCTGGAGCACTACGAGACCCCGGACCGGCTGCTGGCCGAGACCCTCATCTTCCTCTCGCGCTTCGGCCCCGTGGAGCCCCGCGAGAGCCCCAGCGGGGCGAGGCTCGTGTTCTACGCCGACCCGGAGCCGAGCCGGGGCCCCGGGGAGGTGTATGAGGCCGCCCGGAGGAGGCTCGGGGAGGGCTACCGGGGGCTCAAGCTGATCACGACGATGCACATGGTGTGGCCGGACTCGAAGGAGGTCGAGGAGGTGTTCGAGGCCGCCGAGGAGAAGGCCGTGCCCGTCCTCGTCCACGCGGGCTGCGACCCCGGCCTCTGGGAGCTGCCCGCCTTCTGCAGCCTCGGCAACCCGGAGCGGCTCGAGAGGGCCATAGCCACGCACCGGGACGTGCCGGTGATAATAGCCCACGCGGGCGGCTACAGCGCGGCCGCGCCCGGCGTGTTCACCGAGGAGGCGGTGAAGCTGGCCCGCCGCTACCCCAACGTCTACCTCGACACGAGCGCCGTGCCCCTGGATGTCCTCGAGATAGTAGTCTCGAGCCTCCCGGCCGGGAAGATACTGCACGCCAGCGACTACCCGGTGGTGGAGGAGGACACTCCGGCCAGGAGCGCCGCCCGGCTCGTGGCGGCTGCACTGCGGAGGGGCCGGGGGCGCGGCGAGCTAGAGGCGATGCTCTACCGGAACCTCGAGGAGCTGCTCGGCGTGGAGTGCAGGCCTCTGGAGCCGCCCTAGGGCCCCCAGGGTAGCCCCCAGGGGCCAGGATAAGAGGGCCTGGCCCCCGGGAGGCACTGTACGGGGTGGTATCGTGGGGTGCGTCTGCGTATCAGTGGCGACGGATGACGGGGAGAGGGTCAAGCTAGGCCACTTCGGGGATGCCCGCTACTACCTCCACTACGTCCGCTGCGGCAGCGAGGGCTGGAGGCTGGAGAGGAGGGTTGAGAACCCCTACGCCAGCCGCGGCCACGGCTCCGAGGAGCACGGGGAGCACGGGGGGAAGGGCCACGGGGGTAAGAGGGCCAAGATACTCGAGCTGAACAGGGGCTGCAACGCTATAGTCGCGACCGCGCTGGGGCCCGGCGGCAGGGAGTTCATGGAGAAGCACGGGCTGCGGGTGATAATAGTCAGGCCCTATACCAGCATCGAGGAGGCGCTGAGGAGGGCTGAGGAGGAGCTGGGCCTGGCCCGCGCCGCCAGGGGCTAGCCCCGGAGTATCCTCTCGGCTATCGAGTCCACCTCCGTGCGGAGCGGGTCCACGGCCGGCGCCATATAGGTCCTCGTGTACTCCTCCTCTATCCTCTTTGCCTCCTCGGGGCTGTAGGCGCTGGTGTTCAGCGTTATCCCGGCCAGCACGGCGTCGGGGTAGGGGTTGAGGGCCCGGAGGAGCGCCAGCTCCTCGCCGGGCTCCGGGACGCGGAGGGGCTTCCAGGCGTGGCTGAACGCAGCCCTCCAGCGGCGGCCGGGGACGTGGGCCACCACTATGTGGGTCGGCGAGGCGCCGCGCAGGATGCCGAGGGAGACGTGGCCATAGGCCTCGTGGGTCACCGCCGCCTGGCCCTCTATAACCGCTATCTTGCAGCCCCTCTCATACTCCTCCACTATCACCTGCTCCAGGGCCCCGGCCACGAAGTCGCTCGGCACCGCGTCCATGACCAGGCCCCGGGCGCCTAGGAGGAGCATGGTCTGCCCCGTCCCTATCATGCAGGCGCTGGCCCCCCTTTCCTCTAGGGCCCGGTAGAGCGTGTAGGTCGCAATATTCTTCCCGGCCTCGCAGTCCGTCCCGGCTACGAGGACGCGCTTCATCTCCGTGCCCAGCACCCTGCCGTCCCAGACCCGGAAGTACCGGGGGTCGGGCTTGCGGACGTCAACAATCCTGGCCCCTCCCCTCTCCGCTGCCTCCCGCAGCTCCGGGTCGTCGGAGAGGAAGGTGTGGAGCCCGCTGTAGACGTCGAGCCCCGCCTCCAGGGCGTCGCGGATGTCCCTCCTCCACTCCCCGGGCAGCCTCCCGCCCACCGGCGCGGCGCCCAGGATGATCGCCTCCGCGCCGGCCTCGATGGCCTCGCGGAGGCTCCTCACCACCGGTATGCCTTTCCTCCCGAGCCCCAGCACCTCGCCGGCGTCGCGGCCGGCGTTGAATGGGTCAACCACGGCCACAAGGTTCCATAGGAGGCCCCCGTCGAATATTACCAGGTCGTGGCCCGTCTTCCCCTCCTCCCTGCCGTAGGCGCCGGGGGCGTAGACAGCCGCCCTCCTCCTACCCTCGTGGTACACCATGGGCACGGCGCGGCACCCTGCAGGGGCCTGGCTGCGCGGGTTCTCAGGGGAGGCTCCGCCCATCCTCTTTTTGAACCCAGCGGGCGCCCGGTGGGCTGCCCGGGGCCGCGGGCTTGCCGCGCATAGAGAGGGTGGAGGCCTGGAGGATCCGCGCGGGGCTGCGCGGGGTCTTCCGCATCTCCTACGCCGCCCACGCGGAGCTGGAGAACATCGCCGTGGCCGTCGCGCTGGACGACGGCACCACAGGCTACGGGGAGGCCGCGCCCGCGCCCAGGGTGACGTGGGAGAGCCTCGAGGCGGTCGAGGCCTACGCCAGGGAGGCTGGGGAGAGGCTCCGGGGCCTTAGGCTCCCCGACGAGCTGGGGGAGGCGCTCCGCAGGGTCCACGCCGGGGCCCCGGGCTTCTCCTCCGCCCGCGCCGCCCTCGAGGCCGCGGTGCTGGACGCCGCGTCCAGGGCTCTCGGCGTGCCGCTCTACACGCTCCTCGGGGGCAGGCTCCGCTCGGGCCTGGAGACGGACTACACCGTCTCCCTCCCCGGGGGCGAGGCGCTGGAGGAGATCCGGAGGGGGAGGGGCAGGCTCCGGGAGGCCTTCATAGAGGCCGTCGAGTACCTTGTCGGATCCCGCTCCCAGCCCCCGGGAGACGCCCCGTTTCCCCTGCCCCGGGTCCAGGGCTTCCGCGTGCTCAAGGTGAAGCTCGGCACAGGCAGGCTTGAGGACGATGTGCTCCTCGCCGAGACGGTCTACGAGGCGTCCGGGGGCAGGGCGGTGGTAAGGGTCGACGCCAACCAGGCCTGGAGCCCCAAGCAGGCTGTCCGGGTTATCCGGAGGCTGGAGAGGAGCCTGGGGACCGCGCTCGAGCTCGTCGAGCAGCCCGTGCCCGCCGGGGCCCTGGAGGGGCTGGCCGAGGTCAGGAGGGCCGTGGAGACCCCGGTGGCGGCCGACGAGTCAGCCAGGAGCCTCGAGGAGATAGCCAGGGTTGCCTCGATGAGGGCCGCGGACGTGGTCAACATAAAGGTGGCCAAGGTGGGCGGCCCGCTCCAGGCGGCCCGGGCGGCCTCGCTCCTAGAGGCCCACGGGCTGGAGGCCATGTGGGGGTGCATGGTGGAGACCGGGCTGGGCATCGCCCAGGCGCTCCACCCGGCCCTAGCGAGCGCCGCGACCAGGTACGTGGACCTCGACTCGCCCCTCTTCCTCAGGGAGAACCCGGTGGAGAACCCGCCCAGGTACCGGGCCCGGGCCGGGAGGGTGGAGCTGGAGCCCCCTGGGGGCCCAGGCCTGGGTCCCAGGCCCCGCCGCGGGGCTACTGGGCCAGCTCCGCAGTCCTCCGGGCTATGAGCCTCCTTCCCTGAGGGGCACGGCTGCAGAGGCTCCAGTGGATGGCGTAGAGCATGTAGCTAGCCGCCTCCAGCAGCATGGAGATGCGGCTGGCCAGCTCCCGGGGCACCTCCCCCTCCTCGTGGGCCCGGGCGATCAGCCTGTCGCCGGCCCGGAGCCTGGCCATGGCGAGCACTATGTCGGGGTCCTCGGGGCTGCAGCCAGTGAGGCTCCAGCCGCCGGGCCGCTCGAGGCCCCGGGCGGCCTCCTCTATGAGCCGCAGGGGCTGCCCCGGGTCCACGGCGCCTGCCAGGACGCCGGGGAGGAGGCGGATGGCGCGCTGGAGGAGGTAGAGCCTCTCCGCGGTGGCGGGGTCGCGGGCCTCCAGCTGCAGCCTGGCCCTGGCTATGAGGGCCTCGGCCTCCTCGACCGCGCCGTAGAGCTCGATCACCGGGCTGTGCTTGGGGAGCCTCACCAGCCTCCCTGCTATCACTGCCTCCGTGTCCAGGCCGGTCCCGCCGTGGCAGGCGTCGGCCATCTGCACAGGAGGCTCCCTCAGAAGTAACACCCTATAAGTGCAGTATTTATTCGTATCTATGGAGAGGCGTGGAGCCCATGCATAGCCATGTATGATGCCACGGCGGGGCCATGCGCCGGGAGCAGCCCGGCGTGGTAGGCCGCCAGCAGGATGGCCAGGCTCACCAGGGGCACGCTGATGTTATCGTCGACGAGCCCGGACTTCTCGGCCAGCGCGGCCGCGGCGGCGGCGAGGCCGCCCACGGGGCCCAGCATGGCCAGGCCCGCGGGGAGGCCCACCGCTAGGAAGCCGAGGGTGCCGTCCCAGCTCTTCACCCGGCGGCGCTGCCTTATCCCCCTTATTATCCCGGTGACCCCGTCGCCGAAGCTCATGAGGAATAGGGGGAGCACCGCTATCCTGACGTCGAAGGGCCAGGCCACGAGGACGGCTAGAGCCCAGCTTATGCAGTAGTAGACCTCGCTAATGTTACCGGGGTCCTGGAACCAGGTCATCAGCCTCCCCGTGCGGTGGGGGAGGTAGACGTAGGCGGCGAGCAGCAGGCCGAGGATGAAGGGCACCCAGGGCTCGCGGAACACGAAGGGGACCAGGAGGGCTACCAGCCCGCCGGCCGCCATGTGGATAACCTTCCTGGCGAAGTAGATGCCCACCGCCTCGCCCCAGCGGCTGCGGGCCCGCTCGTAGCTCCAGCGGGCGAGCCCGTGGATGCTGAAGAGCACCCAGGCTGCCAGGGGGAGAGACCTGAGAAGGTCCTGGAGGAGGAGCCCCGTGTCGGCCCGGTAGGCCCCGAGGATGTCCAACGCTATTGCCTACCTCCAGCCCTCTAGGGGCTGGATACCAGGGCCCCGGGCGGCTTATATACTGTCCCTCCACCCCGGCAGCTGTCAGGGGAACGGATAGCTTTAACTGTGGGCTTCGCGTGGGCCCTGGCGCCGGGGCCGCATCGTGGCGCAGGTAAGGCTGCTGGCAAGCTATAAGCCGCCAGTCGGCGGCGGCAGGACCCCAGAGTTCTGGAGCCGCGACAGGATACTGGCGGTGAGGTACGCCGCCACCAAGGGCTTGGAGAGGACAGTAGTTAGCATGCCCCGGGCCCGGGGCAGGCTCCTGGACAGGATGGGGATACGGGGCCTCAGCCCCAGGGAGGTCAACGAGCTGGCCAGGAAGCTGGGCCCGGAGGGGATAGACAGGCTGGACGTGGACGTGGGCCTCGAGTTTGCCGGCGCCAGGCTCCGGGTCCCAGTCTACCTCGGGGACATGAGCTTCGGAGCCCTATCCGGCAACCCCAACATAGCGCTCGCCAGGGCAGCCGACCTGGCCGGGGCCGTGGTGGGCGTCGGGGAGGGCGGCCTCCACCCCGAGGTGGGGAAGCACCGCAACATAGTGATCCAGTGGGCGAGCGGCCGCTTCGGCGTGGACCGTGACATGCTCCGCCGGGGGCTCGCGGTGAACATCAAGATCGGCCAGGGGGCCAAGCCGGGGATAGGGGGCCACCTGCCCGGCAAGAAGGTGGTCGGCGACATCGCCAGGCTGCGCAAGCTCCCGCCGGGGAGCGAGGCGCTGAGCCCCGCGCCCCACCACGACATCTACAGCATCGAGGACCTGGCGCAGAGGGTGAAGA contains:
- a CDS encoding mandelate racemase/muconate lactonizing enzyme family protein yields the protein MPRIERVEAWRIRAGLRGVFRISYAAHAELENIAVAVALDDGTTGYGEAAPAPRVTWESLEAVEAYAREAGERLRGLRLPDELGEALRRVHAGAPGFSSARAALEAAVLDAASRALGVPLYTLLGGRLRSGLETDYTVSLPGGEALEEIRRGRGRLREAFIEAVEYLVGSRSQPPGDAPFPLPRVQGFRVLKVKLGTGRLEDDVLLAETVYEASGGRAVVRVDANQAWSPKQAVRVIRRLERSLGTALELVEQPVPAGALEGLAEVRRAVETPVAADESARSLEEIARVASMRAADVVNIKVAKVGGPLQAARAASLLEAHGLEAMWGCMVETGLGIAQALHPALASAATRYVDLDSPLFLRENPVENPPRYRARAGRVELEPPGGPGLGPRPRRGATGPAPQSSGL
- a CDS encoding ATP:cob(I)alamin adenosyltransferase, with product MQMADACHGGTGLDTEAVIAGRLVRLPKHSPVIELYGAVEEAEALIARARLQLEARDPATAERLYLLQRAIRLLPGVLAGAVDPGQPLRLIEEAARGLERPGGWSLTGCSPEDPDIVLAMARLRAGDRLIARAHEEGEVPRELASRISMLLEAASYMLYAIHWSLCSRAPQGRRLIARRTAELAQ
- a CDS encoding NifB/NifX family molybdenum-iron cluster-binding protein, translating into MGCVCVSVATDDGERVKLGHFGDARYYLHYVRCGSEGWRLERRVENPYASRGHGSEEHGEHGGKGHGGKRAKILELNRGCNAIVATALGPGGREFMEKHGLRVIIVRPYTSIEEALRRAEEELGLARAARG
- the prs gene encoding ribose-phosphate diphosphokinase, with amino-acid sequence MAARYVVVAAPGVPESFAEGLARSLGAELARAEHKLFPDGESYVRIPAGLDGAVAVVASTGYPEPTRRLWEAALLAEASRGLGASHVVAVMGYTPYSRQDRRFIRGEPVSIRVTLGLLASSGAEAFAAVDLHKPESLHWFPGPAASVDPSPAFAERLRGAAEAAEKIYVIAPDRGAFHRARRLAERLGAAFDYLEKSRDRVTGEITMRPKTLDVRGATVVIVDDIVSTGGTMARAAEILLQQGAREVIAACTHGLFAGDALQKLRKAGVSRILAGNTVKPPEGVEEVDVSRQVAAAIDRLVEAVAGYEQEKPQKRG
- a CDS encoding 4Fe-4S binding protein; translated protein: MDRYLGKKYPETMEDLPIAAIVPWPGSTEEVDVSSWRTFRPVINQEKCIRCRLCWVYCPDSAILELDKEYTNKQGKKFRITFEVDYQHCKGCGICAFECPVNAIEMVPEER
- the porB gene encoding pyruvate synthase subunit PorB gives rise to the protein MAIAKPIRTVWDIPREEQFAPGHSMCQGCAAALIMRMLMKVAGKDAIVVMGTGCVEVTTTLFPRTAWRNPWLHLAFENTGAAASGVEAAIKALQRKGVLDPNRRIKVVAIAGDGGTFDIGLQSLSGMMERGHDVMYVVYDNEAYMNTGIQRSSATPFGAWTTTTPVGKRMRGEPHPKKDIIGIALAHRIPYIATANPAYPTDMMEKFRKAYETRGPSLVHVLSPCTPGWRIRNEHSIHVARLAVLTGMWVQLEIVNGKPRVTVKVPKRKPVREYLKLQGRFRHLTDEEIEQIQKMVDHYVEEINRWVGEQAIGPVAE
- a CDS encoding amidohydrolase family protein, coding for MWALPLLEKALQLIEEVPCIADAHVHLVDNRSPWELALELAGYRVSLAQVMEIRPPAELVAARSQRVLARAWRAAEPVLRRLAPWLLEHYETPDRLLAETLIFLSRFGPVEPRESPSGARLVFYADPEPSRGPGEVYEAARRRLGEGYRGLKLITTMHMVWPDSKEVEEVFEAAEEKAVPVLVHAGCDPGLWELPAFCSLGNPERLERAIATHRDVPVIIAHAGGYSAAAPGVFTEEAVKLARRYPNVYLDTSAVPLDVLEIVVSSLPAGKILHASDYPVVEEDTPARSAARLVAAALRRGRGRGELEAMLYRNLEELLGVECRPLEPP
- a CDS encoding 2-oxoacid:acceptor oxidoreductase family protein, with protein sequence MTRVEIRFHGRGGQGAVTAAEVLAAAAIREGKYAMAFPEYGAERRGAPVLAFVRIDDKVILEREPVLEPDIVVVLDPSLVPSIYMRGLKPSGLTVINTKKSPEEAAEFIRSHGLNPPRCVATVDATSIALKHLGAPIVNTSMLGALARASKVVELDSLEHSIEEYFEDKPRIIEPNLRAVEEAYSSTEVVCL
- a CDS encoding DUF1611 domain-containing protein; amino-acid sequence: MVYHEGRRRAAVYAPGAYGREEGKTGHDLVIFDGGLLWNLVAVVDPFNAGRDAGEVLGLGRKGIPVVRSLREAIEAGAEAIILGAAPVGGRLPGEWRRDIRDALEAGLDVYSGLHTFLSDDPELREAAERGGARIVDVRKPDPRYFRVWDGRVLGTEMKRVLVAGTDCEAGKNIATYTLYRALEERGASACMIGTGQTMLLLGARGLVMDAVPSDFVAGALEQVIVEEYERGCKIAVIEGQAAVTHEAYGHVSLGILRGASPTHIVVAHVPGRRWRAAFSHAWKPLRVPEPGEELALLRALNPYPDAVLAGITLNTSAYSPEEAKRIEEEYTRTYMAPAVDPLRTEVDSIAERILRG
- a CDS encoding transketolase C-terminal domain-containing protein; this translates as MEARSRERAEARQAQRIAAKGNYAAALAVRDVDIDVAAIYPITPQAQIAEKITEMVANGELDAEVIPVEGEHSAMSAVIAAAATGARVFTATSSQGLEYMHEMLYIASGLRQPVVMAIATRALSAPLNIWNDYSDVMGMRDTGWIIIFSETVQEVYDNLIQAYYIAEHPDVLLPVAVTLDGYILSHTVEPLEPIPREEVLKYAAKRPRGYRPVLDPDKPMTFGVVGGPDWYYEAKVQQDLALRESPRVIEEAAREFEKRFGRRYGLIEEYMMEDAEVAIVSLGATASLVKAAVNRLREEGVRAGMVKIRVYRPFPAEQVAKALENVKAVGVLDRALAFGAAVEGPLFLDVSAALAVRGITKPMASFVHGLGGRDIYVKDVVEMYKKLLNIAETGRSEPRTLFYGVRSRMRLH